A DNA window from Ancylothrix sp. D3o contains the following coding sequences:
- a CDS encoding non-ribosomal peptide synthetase, with protein sequence MNTRNFNKTSDNSPQNIETPQVSNSTGSFLESGAKPVQFWPEFLKDLAPQSLGDFLSLSSKKNGEDSENYTLPGTQEIGLSLRPTSFLKAIAQKNSIEFSVLIQAAWAILLSRYTAEKNVVFGVTPTSGSFNPLPMLVSVEPEQTFISWVKQLQKLWMILADYRHTQIEEIKEWLNFPAGANLFEHLLTFDGDFPSNLDVNKFGLVVAASVETEVVIKIQYNRGKFSDSTIYRLLLHIKTLLENIALNPNQLIKEISNLCGAEYHQIMVKWNKTGYEYPENRCIHQLFEEQVTLLPDAPALVCGEKQLSYNQLNQKANQLAHYLKNLGVCAEIPVVICLARSVELMVAILAVLKAGGGYVPVDPEYPRERISFILEDVKAPILLTSKNLLNELPSIEGKVICLDRLEDEISTGNSENPICEITPENLAYIIYTSGSTGKPKGVLIPHRGVVNHSWYMAEFFGLTPADSVLQFSTISFDIAVEEIYPTWFRGATLVLRTENILASAAEFVKFSQQNQISVWNLPTAFWHELVYGFSVTKQALPEALRLVVVGGEKASVKAYETWRQLAGVEKVRWVNSYGPTETTVTATFYEPGSEIPEKLPIGRPIANTQVYILDENMQLVPVGVPGELYIGGAGVAKGYLNRPETTAERFIPNLFVTFPENFSQGKENSEATKNVYGSQRPENQRNGGQNSQPKENASRSRENSKFYPGYLYKTGDLVRYLADGNIEYVGRLDFQVKIRGYRIELGEIEKALEEHPEVAQTAVIAHVDSSGEKRIVAYVVAKENGSLEEKKLREFLQEKLPKYMMPSALVGMEVLPVTANGKVDRKALPVPNFERSEEEADFVAPQDDLELELSLIWEKILGVKNIGIHDNFFELGGHSLLAVRLLAEIENIWKKRFSITAFLEAPTIQTQAQILRGEGLTANNSSLVLLNRGGQGVPLFCIYGILLYQPLARHFDGERDVYGLYLQAEIDLLKDGVTEKQKAELTSVRYLASQYRQIIQEKQPTGPYFLAGESFGGLVALEIAQQLRQQGEEVALVGLFDTLAPDLMTRLPWHKRIGFHIENMQRDGGQYLLGKLQQRVEAAKSQFLSYGGKFTLGWQKPKAEIVATPLLEALTRRVRDNMIDQAMQNYKAEPYAGKVALFRALDSSQFEWYYTDPKLWSKVAVGELQVYQVPGDHLGILKEPNVTVLAEFLKKSLQQG encoded by the coding sequence ATGAATACTCGCAATTTTAACAAAACCTCTGATAACTCTCCCCAAAATATAGAAACTCCTCAAGTTTCTAACTCAACAGGCTCGTTTTTAGAGTCGGGGGCAAAACCAGTACAATTTTGGCCTGAGTTTTTAAAAGATTTAGCGCCTCAAAGCCTCGGAGATTTCCTGAGTTTGAGTTCAAAAAAAAACGGTGAAGATTCGGAAAATTACACCCTGCCGGGTACACAAGAAATTGGATTATCTTTAAGGCCAACTTCTTTTTTAAAAGCAATTGCTCAAAAAAACTCGATAGAATTTTCCGTTTTGATCCAAGCCGCTTGGGCGATTTTGTTGAGCCGCTACACTGCTGAAAAAAATGTGGTGTTTGGGGTGACACCAACATCGGGAAGTTTTAATCCTTTGCCGATGCTAGTTTCTGTTGAACCCGAACAAACTTTTATCTCTTGGGTTAAACAATTACAGAAATTATGGATGATTTTGGCGGACTACCGGCACACTCAAATCGAGGAAATTAAAGAATGGCTTAATTTTCCGGCTGGGGCGAATTTATTTGAACATTTGTTAACTTTTGATGGCGATTTTCCAAGCAATTTAGATGTTAATAAATTTGGGTTGGTTGTGGCTGCTTCTGTAGAGACAGAAGTGGTGATCAAAATTCAATATAACCGGGGAAAGTTTAGCGATAGCACGATCTATCGGCTGCTTTTGCATATTAAAACTTTGCTCGAAAATATTGCCTTAAATCCAAATCAACTGATAAAGGAAATTTCCAATCTCTGCGGTGCGGAATACCATCAAATAATGGTGAAGTGGAATAAAACCGGCTACGAATATCCTGAAAATCGCTGCATTCACCAACTTTTTGAAGAGCAAGTTACGCTGCTACCTGATGCGCCGGCGCTGGTTTGTGGAGAAAAACAACTGTCGTACAATCAACTTAACCAAAAAGCAAATCAACTAGCTCATTATTTAAAAAATTTGGGAGTTTGTGCTGAGATTCCGGTTGTGATTTGTCTGGCTCGAAGTGTTGAGTTAATGGTGGCAATTTTGGCGGTGTTAAAAGCAGGCGGTGGTTATGTGCCGGTTGATCCTGAGTATCCCCGTGAACGAATTTCTTTTATTTTAGAAGATGTGAAAGCGCCGATTTTATTGACAAGCAAAAATTTGTTAAATGAACTGCCGTCAATTGAAGGGAAGGTTATTTGTTTAGATCGTTTGGAGGATGAAATTTCCACCGGCAACTCTGAGAACCCAATTTGTGAAATTACCCCGGAAAATTTAGCCTACATTATTTATACTTCTGGCTCTACCGGCAAACCGAAAGGGGTTTTAATTCCTCATCGGGGTGTAGTTAATCACAGTTGGTATATGGCAGAATTTTTTGGCCTTACCCCTGCTGATTCTGTTTTGCAATTTTCAACGATTAGTTTTGATATTGCTGTTGAAGAAATTTATCCGACTTGGTTTCGGGGGGCGACGCTGGTTTTAAGAACTGAAAATATATTAGCATCGGCGGCAGAATTTGTCAAATTTTCTCAGCAAAATCAAATTAGTGTTTGGAATTTGCCAACGGCTTTTTGGCATGAATTAGTATATGGATTTTCTGTGACAAAACAAGCGCTACCTGAAGCTTTGCGGTTAGTGGTAGTGGGGGGAGAAAAAGCGTCTGTAAAAGCTTATGAAACCTGGCGACAATTAGCGGGGGTAGAAAAAGTACGCTGGGTGAATAGTTACGGGCCCACCGAAACAACGGTGACAGCAACTTTTTATGAACCAGGGTCAGAAATACCGGAAAAATTACCGATAGGTCGGCCTATTGCTAATACCCAAGTCTATATTTTGGATGAAAATATGCAGTTGGTGCCGGTGGGTGTGCCGGGGGAATTGTATATTGGGGGTGCCGGTGTGGCTAAAGGATATTTGAACCGGCCAGAAACTACAGCAGAACGGTTTATTCCCAATTTATTTGTGACGTTCCCAGAAAATTTTTCGCAGGGGAAAGAAAATTCTGAGGCGACAAAAAATGTGTACGGTTCACAAAGGCCAGAAAATCAGAGAAATGGCGGTCAAAATTCCCAGCCAAAAGAAAATGCCTCTCGTAGCAGAGAAAATTCTAAGTTTTACCCTGGCTACCTTTACAAAACCGGCGATTTGGTCAGGTATTTAGCGGATGGAAATATTGAATATGTGGGGCGATTGGATTTCCAAGTTAAGATTCGGGGATATCGGATTGAATTAGGAGAAATTGAAAAAGCCCTCGAAGAACATCCAGAGGTAGCACAAACCGCTGTAATTGCTCATGTAGATAGCAGCGGCGAAAAGCGAATTGTGGCTTATGTAGTGGCGAAAGAAAACGGCAGCTTAGAAGAGAAAAAATTGCGGGAATTTTTGCAAGAAAAATTGCCGAAATATATGATGCCCTCGGCTTTGGTGGGGATGGAAGTTTTGCCGGTGACAGCCAACGGAAAAGTAGACAGAAAAGCCTTGCCGGTGCCGAATTTTGAACGCAGCGAGGAAGAAGCCGATTTTGTGGCCCCCCAAGATGACTTAGAATTGGAACTGAGCCTGATTTGGGAGAAAATTTTGGGTGTCAAAAATATTGGCATACACGATAACTTTTTTGAGTTAGGGGGACATTCCTTGCTGGCGGTGAGGCTGCTGGCAGAAATCGAGAATATTTGGAAAAAAAGGTTTTCGATTACAGCTTTTTTAGAAGCCCCAACAATTCAAACGCAGGCTCAAATTTTACGAGGAGAAGGATTAACTGCCAACAATTCGTCTTTGGTATTGCTGAATCGGGGTGGACAAGGAGTGCCGTTATTTTGTATTTATGGAATTTTGCTTTACCAGCCCCTTGCTCGTCATTTTGACGGCGAAAGAGATGTTTATGGGCTGTACCTTCAGGCAGAAATTGACTTACTTAAAGATGGGGTAACAGAAAAACAAAAAGCAGAATTAACAAGCGTTCGTTATTTAGCGAGTCAGTATCGCCAAATTATCCAAGAAAAGCAACCGACCGGCCCGTATTTTTTGGCCGGAGAATCCTTTGGCGGCTTGGTGGCGCTGGAAATCGCCCAGCAATTGCGTCAGCAGGGAGAAGAGGTGGCGTTGGTTGGCTTATTTGATACTTTGGCGCCGGATCTGATGACGCGACTACCCTGGCACAAAAGAATAGGGTTTCATATCGAGAATATGCAGCGAGATGGAGGACAGTACCTTCTGGGTAAGTTACAACAAAGAGTAGAGGCTGCTAAATCTCAATTTCTCAGCTATGGGGGTAAATTTACCCTTGGCTGGCAGAAACCAAAGGCAGAAATCGTGGCAACTCCCTTGCTAGAAGCGCTAACGCGCCGTGTACGAGACAACATGATCGATCAGGCAATGCAGAATTATAAGGCCGAACCTTATGCGGGTAAAGTCGCTTTATTTCGAGCGCTAGATAGTTCGCAATTTGAGTGGTATTATACTGATCCGAAATTGTGGTCTAAGGTAGCAGTAGGAGAGTTGCAGGTTTATCAAGTGCCGGGTGATCACCTGGGGATTCTCAAAGAACCCAATGTGACAGTTTTAGCAGAGTTTCTGAAAAAATCTTTGCAGCAAGGATAA
- a CDS encoding polysaccharide biosynthesis tyrosine autokinase, which yields MEVEQISPRISDNKPGKHLQDFPEDGEQLTSQSPSKGLNLRPLMRLSLRRWYLIVGFTALAATAVWLLGLKKPSVYKSSFRLLVEPVTSEAKLAEPTTLTRSGGMPSEGMFALDYATQIQILTDNQMLSKILEDVRVRYPQLSYGALKEGLTVERVGQGDSARTKLIEVSYQNHNADVVQLVLERTAYRYLKYSLEERKSRLSQGVKFIEERLPKLQTQVTTLQAQLQKLQEQYDLSDPKQKNDFLYKQFQDVTALQLDTQRQLKENQELYANLQQQLQLTPSEGLAATALSENQNYQQLVTKYKEVERQIATESARFQMGSPQMQNLEAQRQNLLGLMQQETQQIVGANVTTSGENGANLGTQNPTRLVLIKQLVDTGNQINVLEIRSAEVAKAKADIEQQLNTVPAISRQYDDLLRQLEIATKTLDQLLTQRQTLQIEAAQNEVPWELVSKPQVSRDEKGNAVAEPADLKKQMTQAIMGGLLLGFLAAFLLEKYRNIYNGTPDLEDAVKVPILGEIPYSNLAANRVEDGREQNNQAQFFDAFESLYANLRFLFTDRPVRSLTVSSATAGDGKSIVALNLAKTAAAMGHRVLLVDADFRFPRLHQLLNLPNQKGLTDLLSSNQPANNFIQRPLAMDNFSVLTSGQPLPNSIRQLASSKMQYLIKEFQSNYDLVIYDTPHLFNLMDAHFLADNTDGVVMVVAVGKTPASAVTKVIKQLETYSIPCLGVVANNLNPKGKKALPATPPEMLDEVVVG from the coding sequence ATGGAAGTCGAGCAAATTTCCCCAAGGATATCTGATAATAAACCGGGCAAACATTTACAAGATTTTCCCGAAGATGGGGAGCAATTGACGAGCCAATCACCGAGTAAAGGTTTAAATTTGCGCCCTTTGATGCGGTTATCTTTGCGGCGGTGGTATTTGATTGTTGGTTTCACGGCGTTGGCGGCTACAGCGGTTTGGTTGTTGGGTTTAAAAAAGCCGTCGGTTTATAAAAGTAGTTTTCGGTTATTAGTTGAGCCGGTGACTTCGGAAGCAAAATTAGCTGAACCGACAACGCTAACTCGCAGTGGAGGGATGCCGAGTGAGGGAATGTTTGCGTTAGACTACGCGACACAAATTCAAATTTTAACAGATAATCAAATGCTGTCTAAAATTTTAGAAGATGTGCGGGTTCGCTACCCTCAATTATCTTATGGTGCTCTCAAAGAAGGATTAACTGTAGAACGTGTGGGACAGGGTGATTCTGCTCGCACAAAATTAATAGAAGTTAGCTATCAAAACCACAATGCTGATGTGGTGCAGTTGGTTTTAGAGAGAACCGCTTATCGGTATTTAAAATATAGTTTAGAAGAGCGGAAAAGTCGTCTCAGCCAAGGGGTAAAATTTATCGAAGAACGGCTGCCGAAATTGCAAACTCAAGTGACGACGCTGCAAGCGCAATTGCAAAAGTTACAAGAGCAGTATGATTTGTCTGATCCCAAACAAAAAAATGATTTTTTGTATAAACAATTTCAAGATGTAACGGCGCTGCAATTAGATACGCAACGACAGCTAAAAGAAAATCAAGAACTTTATGCCAACCTTCAACAACAATTACAACTTACTCCTAGCGAAGGGTTAGCGGCAACAGCTTTAAGTGAAAATCAAAATTATCAGCAACTTGTCACCAAATATAAAGAAGTTGAACGACAAATTGCTACGGAGTCGGCGCGGTTTCAAATGGGGAGCCCGCAAATGCAAAATCTTGAAGCTCAACGCCAAAATTTGCTGGGTTTGATGCAGCAAGAAACGCAACAAATTGTCGGCGCAAATGTAACCACTTCTGGGGAAAATGGCGCTAACCTGGGAACGCAAAACCCGACTCGTTTAGTTTTAATTAAACAGTTGGTAGACACCGGCAATCAAATTAATGTGCTGGAAATTCGCAGCGCCGAAGTTGCCAAAGCAAAAGCCGATATTGAGCAACAACTTAACACAGTGCCGGCAATTTCTCGCCAGTATGATGACTTGCTACGCCAGTTAGAAATTGCCACAAAAACCCTTGATCAACTTTTAACGCAACGGCAAACGCTACAAATTGAAGCTGCTCAAAATGAGGTGCCTTGGGAATTGGTTTCTAAGCCGCAAGTATCGCGGGATGAAAAAGGCAACGCTGTGGCTGAACCGGCGGACTTGAAAAAGCAAATGACTCAGGCAATTATGGGAGGATTGCTGTTAGGTTTTCTGGCGGCTTTCTTGTTAGAAAAGTATCGCAATATTTATAATGGTACGCCTGATTTGGAAGATGCTGTAAAAGTGCCGATTTTGGGCGAAATTCCTTACTCAAATCTTGCAGCCAATCGGGTGGAAGATGGTAGGGAACAAAATAATCAGGCGCAGTTTTTTGATGCTTTTGAATCGCTTTATGCGAATCTGCGATTTTTATTTACTGACCGGCCTGTGCGTTCTTTAACTGTTTCTTCCGCCACCGCCGGCGATGGCAAATCAATTGTGGCTTTAAACCTTGCTAAAACAGCCGCAGCAATGGGGCATCGGGTGTTATTAGTAGATGCAGATTTTCGCTTTCCTCGCCTGCATCAGTTGTTGAATTTACCCAACCAAAAAGGTTTAACTGATTTACTTTCGAGCAATCAACCGGCCAATAATTTCATTCAGCGTCCCTTGGCAATGGATAACTTTTCGGTTCTCACATCTGGGCAACCTTTGCCTAATTCAATTCGCCAGCTTGCCTCGTCAAAAATGCAGTATCTCATCAAAGAATTTCAAAGCAATTATGATTTAGTTATTTATGATACGCCGCATCTTTTTAATTTGATGGACGCTCATTTTTTGGCAGATAATACCGATGGAGTTGTGATGGTGGTGGCGGTGGGCAAAACGCCGGCATCTGCTGTTACAAAAGTGATCAAACAGTTAGAAACCTATAGCATTCCTTGTTTGGGAGTTGTGGCAAATAACCTTAACCCCAAGGGCAAAAAAGCCCTACCAGCCACGCCGCCGGAAATGCTGGATGAGGTGGTGGTTGGTTAG
- a CDS encoding pentapeptide repeat-containing protein: MANQQHLALLKQGAVKWIEWRIKNPDIELDLSEAFLSGANLRGAQLQGVNLRHCDLGNAKLIAANLNQANLSLANLCDAALVEACLNSANLTGTYLINALLNDSDLTNANLIGADLTGANLTAADLSSANLVGASLRKAILREANLSGASLSHASVQNAEFINAYLYKVDFQKANLSEAYLNGSYLFKANFTEADLSGTDLRYCNLSYANLTGANLKGAKLRGANLKGTILAGANLAGATMSDDTSQE; encoded by the coding sequence ATGGCAAATCAACAACATCTGGCACTGCTCAAACAAGGCGCAGTTAAATGGATTGAATGGCGCATCAAAAATCCCGACATTGAACTTGATTTAAGCGAAGCTTTTTTGAGTGGGGCAAATCTTCGCGGTGCCCAATTGCAGGGCGTAAATTTGCGACACTGCGACTTAGGCAACGCGAAACTAATAGCAGCTAATTTAAACCAAGCAAATCTCAGCCTTGCCAACTTATGCGATGCTGCCCTTGTGGAAGCTTGTTTAAATTCCGCTAACCTCACCGGCACTTATTTAATCAATGCCTTACTCAATGACAGTGATTTAACTAATGCCAATTTAATTGGTGCTGATTTGACTGGGGCAAATTTAACTGCTGCTGATTTAAGTTCGGCAAATTTGGTGGGTGCAAGTTTAAGAAAAGCCATTTTGCGCGAGGCAAATTTGTCTGGGGCAAGCCTTTCTCACGCCAGCGTCCAAAATGCCGAATTTATTAATGCTTATTTGTATAAAGTTGATTTCCAAAAAGCTAATTTATCCGAAGCTTATTTGAATGGATCTTATCTTTTTAAAGCCAATTTTACTGAGGCTGATTTGAGTGGGACAGATTTACGCTATTGCAACTTAAGCTATGCAAATTTGACTGGTGCAAACTTAAAAGGGGCAAAGTTGCGAGGGGCAAATTTAAAAGGGACGATTTTGGCAGGGG